The Lytechinus pictus isolate F3 Inbred chromosome 17, Lp3.0, whole genome shotgun sequence genome contains a region encoding:
- the LOC129280423 gene encoding lactadherin-like, protein MNLTECWTNETRVVVNKNETIAVVCCPVSPCSPSGQALGIPDYAYSESSCSSASNCGSAARLDGTSIWKPSLSNELQWIQVQLEYSIVTALTIQGGHNTPGVYEWVTSFIISSSLDGAHWTDYVNVYSESTEIFPGNYDKSSHVTHTFIRPIVGRYFRINPKTFQTNIAVGMELYGYGPLTDVVASLNLAVKLGCSPPVLGEGLGVEDGRIPDSSLTSSTVITAGNHVPSQGRLNSNSAWIPRDSDTNKWVKIDLGNDTLVTGVITQGRYMGGGEKVTSVSISYSRDDTEWINPLQQLCGTMIRYPANFDQDTYVTIVFPKPVTARYVKIHTPSYRHHASMRFEVLGINN, encoded by the exons TGAGTCCCTGCAGTCCATCTGGTCAAGCACTAGGCATCCCTGATTATGCTTATTCCGAATCGTCTTGCTCCTCTGCCAGCAACTGCGGCTCTGCTGCCCGTTTGGACGGTACTTCGATTTGGAAGCCATCTCTATCAAACGAATTGCAATGGATTCAAGTTCAACTGGAGTACAGTATCGTAACGGCTTTAACCATTCAAGGTGGACACAATACCCCTGGTGTCTATGAGTGGGTGACATCCTTCATCATTTCTTCTAGTTTGGACGGAGCACATTGGACTGATTATGTTAACGTATACTCGGAATCAACTGAG ATATTTCCAGGAAATTATGACAAAAGTAGCCACGTGACTCACACGTTCATTAGGCCAATCGTTGGTCGATATTTTCGGATTAATCCGAAGACCTTTCAGACCAACATAGCTGTCGGAATGGAACTCTACGGATATGGACCTCTAACGGATGTTGTAG CTTCACTAAACTTGGCTGTGAAACTTGGATGCAGTCCCCCTGTACTTGGTGAGGGTCTTGGCGTCGAAGATGGTCGTATACCAGACAGTAGCCTGACTTCTTCAACGGTCATAACGGCTGGTAACCATGTACCCAGTCAGGGAAGGCTTAATTCGAATAGTGCCTGGATTCCACGTGATTCGGACACCAACAAGTGGGTGAAG ATTGATCTTGGCAACGACACTCTGGTAACCGGTGTCATTACACAGGGACGGTACATGGGGGGCGGTGAAAAGGTAACCTCGGTGTCCATATCTTACTCAAGGGACGATACAGAATGGATTAATCCACTTCAACAGCTCTGTGGCACTATGATA AGATATCCAGCAAACTTTGATCAGGATACATACGTGACAATAGTATTTCCCAAGCCAGTTACTGCACGATATGTCAAGATTCATACTCCGTCATACAGGCATCATGCGTCAATGAGATTTGAAGTACTTGGCATCAACAACTAA